The window CTTTCCACATAActtactaacgttacagctctATATAAACAAGAAATAAGCCACAGGGAGATACTTTTAACTATAATACTAAAACCTCCTCACCTTCGGTTTCTTCTTCGTCCTCCTCCGCCATGTTGAGAGCATTATTAAGATGACCCTCCGCATGTTTGCAGAAGTTATCTATCCGACTGAACGACTCCTGACAAGAACTCCATTCACACTCCAATTTCAGTGTTTTCTTGTGAATCCGTCTGTTAGGTGGCATCTCTTCCGAGTCAGGAATGGGCTGACGTTAAatgtagtctttttttttacccacaGACTGAAGCTATAAACGTCGCATCTAACGTTTACGGGTGCTAGCTAACGCCGGTTGGTTGACTGTAAACATTTACCAGCTCTACTAGCTAGAGCTTTTTTAGAAACATTATCCTGGAACACTGGGACGAACGAAAAAACATCACGAACTTCAAATTCTTACTTGAATAGGCGCTTCAACACAATAATGTGCTGTTTAAAAGGACTGACGTGATGTAAACATGAGAATTGTTTTGGCCAGCCAAAAGAATCGCAGGCTGTGTGCAGCGCGCACACGCAGATGTCTCCCCTGAAACATAGTATAATTATACTAGTTCCGGGTGAAATGCTGTACTTAAGTTACATTTTGACGTTCAAAGTACTTTGCTTGGCATTTTTATGGATTGATACCAATATATCTGATAACCTAAAGTCaggtgataataataataataaaaaaatccaaaatgtaGCTGATAATACCATTGTGAAGAACTTTTACTTGTTGCCAGgtatttatacattgtcgtaTTGCTGCTTCTAATTAAAAAAGGGAATACTTCTTAAAACAGTGCAAACAATAATGATGGCAAAATCTTATATTTGAATTTTctcagattttatttttcaatttgaGGCTTCCATCCCAACAGTAAACAATTTTGTTTAGCTTTTAGTTACATTCCTAAGCAAAAAAGTCCAGTGCCAGTTTACTTCACAATGATGTCTGCTGCTGAACCCTCAGGGGGACTATACCATGAAAGATATCGAGGGGACACCCTTCACCTTCTGTAGACCTTGAGTAACTTTTTCAACAATCCAGACACTATAATCTCACTTTATCTCTTCTAATATTGCCTCTATTTACCTGTCTCCACCTAATTCCCTGTCTTCAAACTGATTGTAGGCTCTTTATTGCTTTTCTTCACAAtgaccattttgtgtgtgtttgttcagagatacaaaaaacaacaacaaacaaaaaaactaaaaatatattaacttattcattcatatttttataatGTTGCATGGATAGTCATGGGAAatgaatacatacattttcccAAAGCCATTTTTGCTTCTACAGCAGATTCAAGCAATGGACCGCTGTGtggatattttaatattttttagaGCACTTCCACCTTCACAAATCTGTTATCAAATAGCATTTTAGTAGCAGTCAGCAACTGATGTTGGCTGCCCTGAAGACCGAAAGTCATCTCCTCTTACAGTaccttcctttaaaaaaaacaagtacaaaAATATACTTTCAGGATGGACACACAAGATCATTCAGACCCAGTTACTTTTTTCTGCTTGTAATTACTGAAATTTAGGAGAATAACACACAGTACTGCTGTTGATGTCCGACCCTTGCAGTTCATGCTTAGACACTGTATGTGAAAAATGTTCTACGAGGTAATGGAATCTATCAAAAGGCAGATGAACCATGAGCCTTTAAAATAGTTCcataaaacaatataatattTTCTCAGTCAGCGTTCTCTCCTCTTTCCCGGTGTGCTGTCTAGACGTCATAGAAGAGACGTACCAGATGATAACGGATCCCAAAAGCCATTACACTGCCCATCACCTGGGAGAGACACAGAAATGAGCATCCAGTGAAACTTTCACGTACTTCCCAATGACGATTCCAGGAAGTTTGGATACAGCAGGTGCTTTGTTATACAGTACCTGTATGATAAGCATGATGACTGTCAGGTTTCTCTCATGGGTGGGACCAAGTAATTTCAGTGCCAGATTTATTAAGGTCATGTTGTTGCACTCAATAAAATCATCATCTCCCTCCTGGCTTCTTTGCACCTCTAGCAGCTTTAATAACTCTGCCACCTGTTGAGGACAAAcaacattattgttattaaccAATAAATACAGCAGAAAGTCTGCCACTGGTCTGCCTCACGTGCGTTTACCCAACTACACCAATACTtacagtccttttttttttaagatctcTGAATCGCTGCCCACATCTCCACTTTTTTCACCAATtcaaatagtaaaataaaataatgaagtaaaaaaaaattggcaaTTCTGTCTGATTATCTGACAAATTACATTCAAGTTTAATCAGGTCAGAGACAGGTCTGTGATACCAACTAATCTGCCAGCGTTGTTGTTTAAGGCTTTACTGCATCTGCCCCATCAGGCACACTCATACCCGCTTGCTTTCGTGTATTGAGGGTacatgatactggactgtaggTATGATGGGCAAGATGTGCATACACTACATGAGCAAACATGTTTCAATCAAAAACCAAATGAGGCTATGCGACTAAAAACCATATAAatccataataataaaaaacaagatGACTTTGACGTCCTCCTCTGACAGCTACTTTGTATACGGAAAGGGTGATAGGGTGGTACTTTATGTGACCTTTtgcaattaattattaatttttttttttatgttatctgCTCCATTTGTTTGCTTACTGTATGTGCTTCACAGAACTTATAATGTTGTTCCACAAACTGCAATGGTCACtggactttttttccccattccaTGAATATAATCTCTTCCCATTTGTTAATGTTTATGGATTTAGCAAAAATACAAACTGAataaaaagcattttattttattgagcaTTTAACAGACTAACAACTACGAGATAGTGGCGTAAAGTCCAATAAAAAATGGATTATCTAAATTTAGAAAATATGGATTTATATGGTTGTTCATCTATACAATTTAATGCCACTGCATTACATTAGCAAGTAAAAAAGCAGATTTGTGCTTTTCTccgttttaaataattttttattgaatatcttttgattttcactgttggtcggacagtttggcgttttcttttgaCAAAATGGTTAAGCgatcattaaaaaagaaaatacacaacAGCAAGAGCTTTACCTTCAGAATAAGGTGTCCTAATTTAGAGAGGTCCTTTCTTTTGAATTTAGAGTAGCTCATTCCCAGTTTGCCTGTGTCTGGATTCAGCCTTTAATTGGGAGAAAGAGCAAAGGAAGAAAGTCAGACATTTAGAGTATATATATCAGtatgaatgatgaatgaaaaGATATCACAAACAAATTTAAAAGTTGTTACCTGGGGAGCCGGTGTCTGGGACAGGGGATGATATGAAAAAGCTGAGGCAAGGAGTAGACAAAGTTAACTACTTGAGGAATGAAGAACAGCAGCATTGTTTTGCTGAAGTGTCCTAGGATGCCGACTACAGCGAAGGTCATACCAGCAAAGTAGCAGAAAGTGTCTCCCACAAACACCGATGAAGGGTACCTGTGACAAAATAGGTTGAAAGTTGGCAGAATATAACGgcacaaacatatacagtatatattttcaAACATGTTTCATGAAACAGCCTTGGGTTATAGGTTAAACTTACCAGTTGTGGTAAAAAAGTGCTAATGTGGTGAAGAAGAATGGTATCATGAAGTAGAGGGAGAAAACATGGTCATCAAGGTAATCTCCTGATAAATTAgataacacaacaaaacaaatgtcagaTGAAACATGTTCAGAATTTTGATTGTTATGCAACAGGAAAGAGGTGCACTGTAACATATCCACATTTATAACTCATGCAGTATCACATTCAGTCTGAAAAGGGTGACAAATTCCTAGTGTGATACGTTCATACTTTTCCCCAAACTATTTTCACTTGTTTCAGGGATTTTCAAGTAAAATCAATGTAtacataatacaatacaatacacttATGACTTGCAGTGTAGAGGGTGATCTGTAGTGCTGATGATGAAAAAGGAAACAACCACACACCACTAAGCTCCAGCAGGTTGAAGACAATAATGGAGCCGGAGATAAACAGGGCTTGACCTGACTCGATGCCGTTGATGCCTGCTAGGATGTTGATGGCATTTGTGCAGAATACTGCAAGCATTCCCATGTAGACGTAGTAAAGAATACCTGCAGAAGATCATAAATGATATTATTTACAGAATGACACAAAGTATCCAGATAACAATTATAATGGGTTTCCTCAAAGGTTTACGTATGTCCGTCAGAATAACGGGCAGAAAAGCTAATAGGTAGGTAAATAAATAGGTAAAGACAACTGCTTTATGTTTTCGAGGAAGATTCATATTTTAACTGATCTCATTTTCAGTGACTCTCAGTTGATAATTAGTACCCCTGACAAAGATCATGCTCGCGGGGTTATATATCCCATCTGGCCTGGAAACATCATGCAACCTCTTGTGAGCTGGAAGATGTGACTGGGTTAGAAAAACATCTAGGCATTGCTTAGCCTCTTTCTACCCGGACAATGCCGCAAACAACTGCACATCTTACCCATATCCAAGTGCAGTCCAAGCAGGGCTCTGAAGGGCTTGGGCACCACAATGACTGTGTTGCCGAAGTTGGTAAAATAGACCATGAGCAGTGGCAGGGAAGCCATGGTGGGAAGCAGGAGCTTGTGTCTCCACCGCAAGTTCAGCACATCATCAGCAAAGCCGAGGAAGATCATGCAACAAATAGCCAGAAGTGCACCAATCACCTGTacaaactgaccaaaaacaacaacaacaacacagagaatAGAGTTGAGTTCGAGATTTCAGAGAAAAATACAGACTTACTATACATCAATCGACCCACCTCATCGTGTGGGAAGCCCATGCACTGATCTCCTACAAAGCAGCTAAGGAAAGGCACTGGGATAAAGCAGAAGAGgatgatgaggaagactgtCCCACTGATGACTCCTTGGGACTCTGGGCTGCAACGAGGGGTGAccaggaagagaaagaaagcgaGAATTAGGGCAGGAAAACAGATAACTGGATTTCCAAACAAAACTAATTTGACCTAAAACATTACCAAATTATAGGATAGATAAGAACATAACTCACACTTcctttttggatgttttgtttAGATCCATTCCGTACAATCTGGCGGAGATGAAATGGTCTTTGAAAGCAGGAATGAGTTTCAATGTGGCCATACAGCCGAGTGCAGACATTAAACAGTTTATCACCAACGGTAGGACGGGTACTGGTGACATGTTTCCAGGCATTTCGGTGAGTCCGTTTCTCACAGAGCTAGCTAATCAGACGTTGCCCCTTCAGGCGATCGATGAACGAGTTTTGGCTGTCCTCACTGAGGTAAAAACATGTCATATcgttattttaaaacaaaataaatcttcGTGCTTCCGGTGTCAAAGAAAAATAACTCCATATATCGTAATGGTAATCCGTACCATATTTTATTACGTGTTATTAATGCTAATCTGCTCACTGCCTCTAAACTCCACGTCTGATATCAGTTTAACCATTAAGTGTTCAGTTTCGAGGAGGTGGTGGTTCCGCTTTacctcttcaaaataaaatattattaaaaatgtcGTCGGTTATTATTAGCATGAGAAGATCATTGAATTAAAGGGAAAGCTTTGGTGACTACTTAATTTGTTgtcttttctcaaaatatcagtGTATTCCCACTGCTTTAAGACCGTTCTCTCTGTACGACAtacttgtaaacaaacatgtaGCTTTAACAGCTTCCGGCTACTGTGTCGACACGACACGGAAGTGACATTTTCTTCTTTGGTTGATATGTCATTGGTATGGTATGATATGATATTCTGCCACCTGTGgtcaaaaatataatgttaataaataatgttaagaGTCGATCCTTCTTTCTttcgttctttctttctttctttctttctttctttctttctatcttttCAGAAAATGCCAGcttatattttacattcatccAACCAGCCTTTTGGCATGGGGAGATGAGCTACaatctaaaaagaaaaacaaaacatcaacaacaaaaggGATTATGCAGATGTTTAGAAGGCAATTTACCATGtgaataaaagattaaaaaaaaaaaaaaaaaccagagaCTACCAGTCTCCTTAAATTACAGGACATTTGACTGTGTCAGTGGGACGAGGGACTTCTGACTTGTTGAACATTGCCAAATACAGATTAGTGGTGAAAGAAGTGTTCAGGTCCATgacttactgtaagtaaaatatcaataaaaatgCTGAACTATTCAATTAGAagaaccacccctttaacatCATCATATATTATATGTTTGGGTTATTATGATGCATTAAAGTGTACATAGCAAATTATTGTTGTAGCTGTTGAAGTGGAGCTACTGTTCACTCTATCATCAATGCATACTGTATTTAAGCGCACCatctgttttgtatgtaaaagcttaatctgcaaagtaactagtactAGTCAGGTAAACAGGTTTGCCTTTAAAATGTATAGTAGAACTATAGagtaacattaaaatgaaaagcTCATAAGTAAAGGACAAATATCTCAAAATTACCTTAGTGACATTCCACTGCTGGAGTTTTTGGATGGGCATGGCTGGATTAACTTGCTGGGGGCTCCTGAGGCCCAACGTTGCTATGGCCCCTGTATTGTATTGAGGGGCTAGAAGTATTACTATGAAATACAGAGCACACTGCATGCTATAGATGGGAGCAGAAATTTGATTAAGCACAAGTTTATTAAGGATTATCTACCATGTGAGAACAATATTCAATACAATTAATTAAGATAATATAACCTAACTGGATTTTTAGAGCCCCTATACACGACAGGGCCACATGATTATGTAATAATGCAGGAGCCAGTTGATATTGTAGGTTACATGTGTTAAAAATTCACAAATTGCCAAGTAATACAATTCTAAGTGAACTCGTGGTTGTTGACTGCTTTGGTCGGTAATCAAGCCGTGCCGATAGGTgcaaaaactgttttaaaaatgattgttgttggggttttttttttacgtttgaagctttttccttttatttaggAGGTTCTGCCTTTAACTTCATGTTTACTGTTGCGTTTCTCCCATCCAGCGCCACCTGTGGGCCACTGATGTTCTTTGTCAAATCATCATTGAGAGGTTACAGAGGTAGGAGGGTACGACCAGCGGAGATTTGAAACCTACTTGAGTCTGTAATGCACTAACAGAGAGCAGAAGGCTTCATTTGGAATCGATAGAGGACAGCAAAGAGACATTAGTCGAAACATCGCTAAAGACTCGGAGATGGGACAAACACATTTGTTGTTGGCAGCATATCGCCATGAAGCCAGCTTCATATTGTCAATGCGCTTTCGATTCATTGCAGCCTGCAGCTCAGCTCGGACCGTTTAAGTTAAACGGTAGGTTGTTATGAAGCTACAAATAATTATCTGATTTTTGTCGTTAATCTGCGCTGCAAAGTCTTCTTTGCTAGCGCACGATTCATTTTGACATATATAGGCTATACGTAACAACGCCGTCTTTAGTATGCGCTTTTGCTTAATATACACACGCGGTGTTTACACGTGATCTTAAACAACCAAATTAAAGTTAAGGCGGCCATATAGGCACCATGTCAGTGCACCCTCTGTGTATTCTGGTTTATTCCTCAGTTATAACTTGTTAGTAACGTTACCCCTTGAATCAAGATGACTGACTGTCTTCTGCTGCCACTCACAGGCTACAGGGAACTGATCTACCTTGACAGACAGTCCTGATATTTCCATCTGGACCGGGTGATATGAGAGGCTCCAGGAGACGGTGATGGAGCTCCAGGAGTTGAGCTGGCTGTGTCTGGTGGGTCTCTTTCTAACCTCCTTGCTCATTGTGCTGGGATGGCTGTTACAGTACTTGCTGACCGTACTGCGGCTGTGGAGATCCAGGAAGACAGCCAAGCAGGACAGTAGAGGAACAGCCTGGCAGCAGCTCTCATTCACACAGCCTCACCAGAGCCAGGCTGGAGGTGTGTGGGGCTTCCTGCTGAAGCTCCGCTCGGGCCGGGATGGAGCACCTGCATCTGAGGCCGGGGTTAAAGGCTTGTTGACCTCTCTGTTCTCCTTCAAATCCTTCAAGGAACACTGGCAGAAAACTTGGGTCAAAGCTCTGAATGAGCAAGCTTGCAGGCATGGGGTAAGCTGTTTATTTGAGATCTTTAAGCCATGAATAGGAGGAGATGTAGCACAAATCATACTGGAGAGAAGAGCTGAATAAACATTATGGCAGTGTGTTGAGGAGCACGCCTAAGGTTACTCCACTAAACAGAGGCATAAATAGTTAAGCAAGGGCTGATACAGTTGGTGTGCCCATATGCACTGGAAGTGTGTTTAGGCAGGGAGGTGGAGGTGTGGGAGTTGGAGTGTCTTATTGGTAAGAGGATGGGGGGCAGAGCGTTACATAACAGCTCTGAATCAATGCACATAAGAGCAGAGAGGCAAGACCAGTCAGCGTAGCCAGGGTATAAACACCCACACCACTTAAAAATAGTCTGATACCTGGTCCTGTGGGGGGAAATGGATGTGTTGGATGACAGTGGGAAGAGGCAAAATCTGTGTTGTTGCTCAAGACAGGAGAATGGTTGTCTCACCTTTCCGGCATCTTCCTAAAACTGTAGTAAGCAACTGCTTCACATTGAAATATTGGATTCAGTGTGGTGAGTACTCCAGACAGCTGGTAGTCAGGCCAATCGTAAGTTTCTAAAGGTCTTTCTCCTTTCAAATAGTTCCTTTGATCTGTGTGAATCAAAGTCTGATGCTTGCTATGAACACTGGGAAGAGGAGATGGATCCTCTGCACCCCCCACTcaggaactgtgtgtgtgctgaatgAGAGATGAGTTGGCGAGGAGTTTAAAGGGGTCAGATCCATCCACAGAGCGAACGTGCGAAACACACAGCACTCGATATTGATTCATAAGGGTCACGTCGGCATGGCTGATTGAAAGCCTCCCTTCAGATGTTCAAGTGAACACTTTGGAGAAATACTCATTCAGTGATGGTGCAAGTGTTGCATATTGGTTTGGAAAATATACTTACAATTAATAGGCCACGACAGCAGCATTCTCTTGAGCACCCAGATTAGATAGATGTCCGACTTGCTCaaatctatctttttttttttacatactctGCTAACAAGTAGAGTAGAAAATTAAATATGCCATTGTTCCTCACATTAGAATACTAGTTATTATGGTTGGGCCATAATTCAGCATTATCGTTTATCAACGATCAGGGATATTGTATTGTGATGATATGTAAtacatgtaataatgtaataatcatCATGTGTTATCAATAGcgttaaaatgtaatttaagtaTTTTACTTGAGATTTTGCATACATTTGCCATATTgtgaatatatactgtacatattggaAATATGTCATGATTATGATTTCAACTATATCACACAGCTCAATAATAAACATAAATcttaaaggaatactttgacattttggaaaatcaCTTGAGAGGTGCTAGTGGTGGATCTTTTACCCTTTGGagggagccaggctagctgttcccctccaagtctttatgctaagctaaactaactgCCTGCTGGCATTTACATTTAGCGTACATATGCAGGTGGTATTGCCCGTCTCATTTAAGTCTCTGCAAAAAAaggcatatttcccaaaatgccaaactatccctttaaagtcTGACAATGTTTCTGTTGGTCTATAGTACCATCGTTTAATATGAAGAGGACAAAGCCTTCTATGAGAAGGATATGGGACAGTCTGTCCTGTGATGTACTACAAACTGCTTAGTTAGAGCAAAAGCGTCTGAATCCTTCATGGTCTGAGTACCACATCTGTTTTGATATGCTGCATTAAGCCAGCTGTATCTGTTTTCATTAAAGTGTTCAATATTTTTGTGCTGGTAATAAGAGGTCAGTGAACAGAGCAGTGTGACTCTTTAGAACTGCTTCTCTTTGATATATGGCGGTAAATTGTAGCATGCCAGCTGAGTTATCTCGCAACGGCCTAATTAGTTGATCCGTTGTGACCTTCGTTGCTCTCAGTTACCAAGAACAACATTGGAGTGAACCTTGGGTGAACTTTGGAACGTTTTGTGAGATTTAGATTAATGGAGTTTCTAGGTGACAAcattaaacaaatcacaatgcAACCTAGCTGTAGTTGCTCATAGCACAATTACTCTGTTTGGGATACAGTTAGTAA is drawn from Sander vitreus isolate 19-12246 chromosome 13, sanVit1, whole genome shotgun sequence and contains these coding sequences:
- the dpagt1 gene encoding UDP-N-acetylglucosamine--dolichyl-phosphate N-acetylglucosaminephosphotransferase — its product is MPGNMSPVPVLPLVINCLMSALGCMATLKLIPAFKDHFISARLYGMDLNKTSKKEVPESQGVISGTVFLIILFCFIPVPFLSCFVGDQCMGFPHDEFVQVIGALLAICCMIFLGFADDVLNLRWRHKLLLPTMASLPLLMVYFTNFGNTVIVVPKPFRALLGLHLDMGILYYVYMGMLAVFCTNAINILAGINGIESGQALFISGSIIVFNLLELSGDYLDDHVFSLYFMIPFFFTTLALFYHNWYPSSVFVGDTFCYFAGMTFAVVGILGHFSKTMLLFFIPQVVNFVYSLPQLFHIIPCPRHRLPRLNPDTGKLGMSYSKFKRKDLSKLGHLILKVAELLKLLEVQRSQEGDDDFIECNNMTLINLALKLLGPTHERNLTVIMLIIQVMGSVMAFGIRYHLVRLFYDV